The following coding sequences are from one Cervus canadensis isolate Bull #8, Minnesota chromosome 4, ASM1932006v1, whole genome shotgun sequence window:
- the LOC122439422 gene encoding olfactory receptor 2AJ1-like, with protein MMGYENHTSSSDFILLGFFSSSQTSLIFLSFIVIIFIVTIAENTMMIILIHRESRLHTPMYFLLSHLSFMDILHTSNIVPKMIADFLSGSKTISFAACGFQIFLSLTLLGGECLLLAAMSYDRYVAICHPLRYPMLMNDYGSVLMAGGAWFIGIINSIVHTAYTLHFPFCGSRAIDHFFCEVPAMLVLSCVDTTRYEQAAYASGIIFLFIPSSLICASYVQILLTVLQMKSKEARKKSFSTCFFHMIVVIMYYGPFIFTYMRPKKYHTPGQDKSLAIFYTILTPSFNPIIYSIRNKDVLDAMKNMLRSNFPHKML; from the coding sequence ATGATGGGATATGAGAATCACACTTCCAGCAGTGACTTCATTCTTTTGGGattcttctcttcttcccaaaCAAGTCTGATTTTCCTCTCCTTTATAGTCATCATTTTTATTGTAACTATAGCAGAAAATACAATGATGATTATCCTTATCCACAGGGAATCAAGACTCCACACTCCAATGTATTTCCTGCTCAGCCATCTCTCTTTTATGGATATCTTGCATACTAGCAACATTGTTCCCAAAATGATCGCTGACTTTCTGTCAGGCAGCAAAACTATTTCATTTGCAGCTTGTGGCTTCCAGATATTTCTATCCCTTACCCTCTTGGGTGGTGAGTGCCTTCTCCTGGCAGCAATGTCCTATGATCGCTATGTAGCCATCTGTCACCCACTGCGCTACCCCATGCTTATGAATGACTATGGCAGCGTTCTCATGGCTGGAGGGGCCTGGTTTATTGGGATAATCAACTCCATAGTTCACACAGCTTACacacttcactttcccttttgtGGCTCAAGAGCCATTgaccactttttctgtgaagtcCCTGCCATGTTGGTGTTGTCCTGTGTGGACACAACACGCTATGAACAAGCAGCTTATGCAAGCGGCATCATTTTCCTGTTTATCCCTTCCTCTCTAATCTGTGCATCTTATGTCCAAATTCTCCTTACTGTCCTCCAAATGAAATCAAAAGAGGCAAGGAAAAAGTCATTTTCTACCTGTTTCTTCCACATGATTGTGGTCATAATGTACTATGGGCCTTTTATTTTCACATACATGAGACCTAAAAAGTACCACACTCCAGGCCAGGATAAATCCCTGGCAATATTCTATACAATCCTCACACCATCTTTCAACCCAATTATCTACAGTATCAGGAATAAAGATGTCTTAGATGCAATGAAAAATATGCTCAGAAGTAATTTTCCCCATAAAATGTTATAG